The genomic interval GATCACAGAAGCCCGCATCCTCGTAGGAATAATCAGCGTGTTGACGATGGAGGTGTCGGAAGCCATCTAGGTTTTGGGCGTTGTCCTGACGTTCGCGGGAGGACACAGGAGGCGGGGGGTCTCCGTGGGACATCTGAGGCGTCTCCGCAgggtctgcgtctccgcggtGTGAGAGATCCAGACAATTTGCGGTTTCATGAGCACTGTGACGCCTCGAAATGTGGAGCACCTCGGTCTGAGGGTAGGGCCCCCTGGCGGCGGGATGAGACTCTGGAAGTCTTACTGCTCTAATGCCTACAGTGCCCGACGCCCGTGTAGCAAAGGCGTCGCTTTCGCGTTCCTCCCGTTCGCTAAAGGGAGGAGGGGGTGGAGGGCCTCTCCGAGAGCAAGTAAACGTATTGCCCGTAGGAATAGGAAGCAGACCGACTCCCACTTGCGGTGGCGCAGAGGCGGGTGGGGGCGGCTGATGTCTGGAGACCCCATACAGCTGCTGATTTGTGGGCGCATCTGGCGGGGCTCTGGGAACGGGAGGATGTGGATGACCGGCTGATGCGGAGCCGGGACCGCGACGAGGACAAGACAACAGGGGAGGATTTGGAGGGCCACCGACGGGGCCGCTCCGCCCTGTCAGTTCCGGCCGAGTCATGGCCCGCAAAACTGCAGGCGGTTCTGGCGGTGGTGGTGGCGCAGGCACGAAGGAGGCGTGCATGGTCACAGATACAAATGTTCAATTGCGACTGACGTCAACCATTAGAAACAACGGAAACAAACGACCGGAGAATCCACGCAGAAGGGGCATCGATCTACGCAGATACCGAAGCTCAAGTCCCTCAAAGCAAGAGCGTAACGCAAATCAGGCTGCCGCAATTCTTTATAAGTTCCAGCAGAAAACAACTTGCTGACACAAACATGATCACGGAGTAGTGTGTCCAGTATTGAATCCAATAAAGGTCGCACTGGAGAACACAAGAACCTCGGTGGTTCTCCAGGACGGTCGTCGAACTCGACTGATCGTGACTACCGTGACGGGTGTCACCTTTTGAGAGTCAGCCAAACCATGAAGCTGCGAAAGCCCTGAAAAAAGCCCTGTATGggtgaagaaaaacgagcacGGCAAGTTGAACAAACTTGGAAGCAACAATACTGAGTTGGTGTGGGAGGTGCGCCGACGAGATACCCGGCCGGTGATATATGGGGTCAGATTGCTTTTTGACGGAAGTTGTTGGCACTGGAAAGACCTCCTTGAAACAGCTGCATCAACGCAGGATCGCTCCAGAACACGGGTAGGGGGCTGGAATCAGCAAGTTAAACAGTCGTTCATTGAATGCATAGAGTGACGGTAACCGTATGAAATGATGCCAGAGGCCGGTGGAACCCGCAGTCAAAGTCATCGCGTGTCTTTCCCCTTTCTTTGTGGCTTCACAACAAGAAGAGTTATGCGCACGAACCAGTAGGTTTGACGACGACTTTAGGTGTCTTTTTCACTTTTCCCTTTAGCCCGAAAACCACCGGGCCATTCCAAGCAATTAGCGTCGCAGTTTGCAGCGCAAATTGCGAGCAGAAACAGACATGATCAAAGATGAATGatggaagacagagagcacaTGGACTAGGGAGGACGGAAAAGTAAGGGTGGCCAGCCGGAAAAAGAGGGTGAAAATGTGCACAGTTGGATTGAACTTTCGGTTTAAAAATGCAAACATTTTCCGATCTCGTGCACCAATCTAAAAATACCATCCCAGGCCGAACCAACAGTCAATCCAGCAGTCGAATCTAAAGGGAGAATCACTTTTTCCCAAATTTGGCCCCCAGCGCGAAATAGTTAAAAAACTGACAAGACGggtttttgtgtttgtgACAAGGTTTTGAAAAGCTGCCAGTTAACCGGGCGTTGACAAGTCTAAGCCAAGGGTGCTCATTATCGCATTTTAGACACGAATAGAAAATGGCTTGACAGGTGTGCATTATGAAACGTTACACGGATCACATTTAAATTGAAttcgcttccctttcttAAAAGGGCTCACATTCGACACCAAGGAAAAAGCGCCAATAGTGGGGCCGCCCTCCAGGCTCTAATAGCGAGCACGACTTGAGAACAGCTATCTCAACGGGATAACCAACCCTTAAAGAAATGGGAAAGCCGGGGAAAGAACACACAGATTACGACATCGTCCGCGCCTCCATGAATCTCCCGCCTTCCGGAGCTAGCAATTAGTGAAGTTTCGTTGCTTTCTTAAACTTCTAACAAGTTTCGTCCCAGATCGCGAACAGTGCGTAGTCTAGTGCACTGTGCCACGTTCGCATGTGGTGCGCGCACACACCATGCACCTCGCGCTCCACCACATCGGCGAAAAGGCACCAAAGATAAGCGGTCCTGAATATGTTGCTTCAACAAGGTTTTGAGAAGCTCATTAAAAACAACAACGCAGTCACGGTGACTCATATGCGTGGAGGTCACACTTTGCATATCCGTTAAAAAGAAGTCTTGGCGGTTACCCAAGGATGAGACGACCGATCAACGTGAAGCGACTACAGTTTGGCCACCCAGCGTAGTCAACGTACTTTGATTCATCACGACGAATTGGAAAAAACTGTGTCAAATGAATGTTTGTAAGGAAGCGGAAAGCGCTTATTGATGATTGAATAAAGCTGCGTCTGAGGCTTTCTCACCGCTGAGAAAAATCGATCCGTACGTGGCAGTGTTTGAGTCTCACGCCTGAAGGGCATTGTGGAAAGACAGTGCTGTTCAGAGGTACCTTGCGGATGTGGTGTATGCTCACGTTGTCTTCGCCAAAGGCGAAATgattttctttcctctgatGCTCACGTTCGATCCGCGTACCGAGAAAATGCTCAACAGCCGCATTAATTTGGACTCACTCGCCAGCCAGACAGGGTTTGGTAGGGTTGATACTCCTGTCGCACCAGTCACAGAGGTTACCAACCAGCTTCCTTCCTGACCCCACCCTCACGGCGTTCGTGCTGATGGCAAGTTTATCTCGAGTCACCCACATGGGTTTAATCGATTTAACGTGAACATAGAAGGTGCAAATTATTTGTTGGCAGGGAGAGCCACTCCAGACAGGGAAACCACCTAATCTGAACTATCATGTCCAAATTCACTTTCCCTCACAGCCTATCGATTAGTGGGCGATTCAGCAAGTAGTGTACTACAACAGGATGAGAGAGACATGTGCTTTTAGGCAACCGTGTCTCGGCGCATGAGCGGAACCTGCCGCAAATGAACGTGTCACGCAGCACGTGAGTATGTCAAAACCGTAACTTCACCAAACTGCTTGTTTCTATTCGTGTAGGGACCAGCGTTGCAGTTTTTCTGAAGAACACATCGTTGGTATCTATTAAATCTCTGCTACTCTCGTGATTTTCAAGCTATAGTCATCATCATCTGAGTCTGGGCGTGGGACACGTGGGAACGACGCGGCTACAGCGGCCGCAACCGTTGACCCCTAAAGCAAGCTCCTACCGATCGCCAGTGCTTCGCGATTTATGCAAAAAAGTTCACATGCAGGCTACAAGCTTCGCAGCAAACTAACGTCGGCACGACGGCCAGCTTTACACCAGTAGCATCCGTGTTGCGTTGCAATAGCTTAAAACAGCGTTCAGAGAGAATGAAGAAATGTTCTGTAAAGACTGCAACAGAATTTCTAGCAGGTGTACGAGTAAACCTTTCGGTCTACAGAGACAGTTAATTCCTGTACACGCCTAGGTGTCTTATACACACCAACGCCAAGATATGTCAAAAAgtgaggcagaaagaagacagtTGCGCTATGAAACGAACATTTCGGAAGGGTATTTTTTGGCACCTTCTCTTAAGCAGTCAAGCCGTGGCGGTTTTTAGGGGCCAGTAACAGATTTGTGAGGGCATGCAGGGACGCGAAGCCTctcaacagaaaaaacgatgCATTGCATCAACACGATGACACTCAAGACCATTTGCATACCGTCTGGCAGCCAAAACGCTAGCGAGGGAAGAATAAGAGCTGCGACCACCTGCAtacaaagagaaaaaccgtGTCATATGTCAGCCGTGATCCATGAGCCTTCTGCTGAGATCTTGAGCTAACATCGCGAAAAATATTTTCACACAGCTGCGGGACAGCATGTGAACCCACCAAAGCAAAACGCCGCATTCATCGAAGAACACGCGAAAATGTGCGAACGGCTCATCCTCGACTCAAGAATTCAGCGGCACCACTACGGAGTGCTATCAAAAACTCACGCATTGACAATCAAGTTGTAGCCTGTCCATAGCGTGACTAACTTCTCACCTGCCACATCGCCTGCACCTTTACAGCTAAGGGCATCCCGGATGCTCCAGGGAAACCTTCTTCGTTGGCGTTTGAGGAaagttcctttcttcgcgcaCTCTCCCATATCGACTGCAGCAAGAGCCACGAAATAAGCCAGATGGCTGGAATCAGAGCCAGGCACATAGAAAACGCTTGGAACAGGGGTTCTTCATGGCGAAGAATAGAGGCAAAAACGTTGAAGCggtcggagagagacgcggcttCGCCGTTTCTGACAGAAATTTCTTCCGAAACGTCAGTCTCCGAAAGGGGAAAAGACTGTAGTGATGGCGACAGAACCCAGAGACCCAGACGCCAAACTTGAGTGGAATCGTCCAACTCTGTTTGGCGAAGCGCGTGAATAGATTCGGCCATGGCTGCCGCGAGTGAGTTGTTTTTGTCTGCAACCTGCACAAGGACGGGAAACAAGACACGCAACGGAGAGTACTCCTGAAAGCCACCACATTCAGAACGGTTTCCCTTCCACTTAGCAAAACTACTGTGTCTGCAGCACTCCCCGGTCCCGCCTGTGCCGTCTTCCCTTTTCCCCATGTCATTCTCTGTGTCTCACCTGGCACACGCCACCTTCCGCTATCTCGTGCAATCCGATGAGCCGCCAGACCGCAAGTCCCACCGGGAGCGCatcgaggagaagacacaTGAGCAGCTGCCACCAAAGCAGCGTCAAAATGCAGCGTCTTCGTTGCGAATGGTCCCAGGCCACGACTTCATCGTCCACTCTTTTGTTTCCCAGATGCCCCTTAGAGACTCCGTTCCGCTCAGTTGTGCCTTCCGAGGAGCCGCGGTCGAAACCGGTATACCCCTCCGTGTTCGTCGCTCCCAAAGCGCCAGTCTCGGCGTGTGAGCTGCTCTCCCGtacaaacgaaaaaaacaagcaaACAAAGCAAGCAACTAACATAATCAGTGCGGCCTGGTGCGGTTGACGCACAGCCAGAAGTAACAAAAAGCTCGCCAGCGCCCCTACCAGGCAGACACCAACAGAACTATCTACATTGCCTGATGTATCGCAGGCGGCGGCCCTACGGTTCGCCGATCCCTGCTCCGACCCGACGCCACTCTCCCTCGACGCTTCCTCAAAAGcttctttgtgtctgtgttttcgcGTGACGGCTCGATCCTCCCCAGCGCTCGAGCCGTTCCCTTCCACCATGCGATCCACCTTGGCGATGACACTTTGCACGAACGATGTTTCACCCCCGCTCTCAGCGGTACGTGCGCGCGCAGAGCGGGACACCAAGCAGGTTGTGACATGAGCTAAGCCGACAAATGCGAACCTAACAATTCGGCAAATCGCCCGACCGACGTGAAACATCAACCAAAATGCAACGCCGGCCAGCCCGAGAAGGACGAATAAGAGACTAACGGGGGGCAGCGGGGCCTGCATCGAGAACAAATACGACGAAGGCGGAACCAAGAatgaagagacaagagaaggagacaaatcTACAAAAGCTTCCGCGTCTGTTTGCGGGTGAAGCTGACAGAAGTCTgcgaaaaacgcatgcgaatATGAGAGAATAACTACACTAAGAATGGCCACAAGGCCGCAAGACAGCGCCAAACGAAACCTGACAGAGGTCCTGAATATCgacttgtttctctctcgggcTGCTGCGAGATACTTATCGATATGGTCAGTTTGCAAACCGCTGCACGCGGCTGTTGTGTGCCCGCCGGAGTTTGCGACATTCGCGGGGTGAAGGCCACGATCCGTTTTTGAGGCAGTCCCGGCTTGCAAGGCGAGCGGCGTCAAAAGAAAACAGCCGAGGAGGAGGCAGGAAATCACGACAAGGAAGGCAACAAACACGGATGTATACATGTTTAGAAGAAGTCGAACAAAAGACAGCATGGACCCGGTCGCTTCGACGACAAGTTCGGCGCTCCATTCATCAGACTCGCCGTCTGCAGCGGTAGAAACCGAGGCGTCGCGCACCGCTGCGGCCGACCACCCCGTCACGCCTTCCTCCATTTCCTCCATGAAGCTCGTGTCGTCAACGTGCACCGTGGGCAGGAGAAGCACTGGCGTTGTTTGTTCTCTGATGAACTTTGCGTCATCAGTATCaccctttcttttctgtctacACTCTTCTCGCGGCGTGGCGCCCATGTTGCTCGTGCCCGAGAATGTTCGCGGGctctcatcttcctctcgccaTTCCCTTCGTTGGGCTTCACTTGTGCACGCCGTCGCGTTTGGCGGCATGTAGCGCGGAGCAAAGATGTGCAGAGAGCTCTCTGCATCGAGGAACTGCACTTTTTTCGCCCAGCGTTGAAAAATCGCAGTCCATTGTTCCACAACGCTGCGGCCTGGCTCCGCGCCATCAGcgccttctgttctctccggACCACTCACGGCCTCCACGCTCAGACTCGGCCACCACCGCCCCGCAAGCGAGTTGGACGCCTTTCGCAGAAAGCAGCGTTTCTTCATTGAGAACTTCTGCTGTTGCGCGCCGCTGCCTCGATAAAGTAAATCCAAAACGGAGGTGTCGCCCCTATCAGGCAAGCCGCTCAGAGCCGCCGCCGCCACCTCGGGCTGCTCCCAAGCCACGAGGACGAGGTCCAGctggcggcagagagagcggaacAGGCGAGGCATGCGGTCTGCCAGCGAGGCCGCGGGCCGGGAGACAGACCGCTGTTTCACGAATTCCACTCGCGTCGTGTACTGGTACgggaaaaagaaggcaagagaggcaggagacggaagaagaaggtagCTGGGCGCcgacaagagagagggagtGGACGAGGCCGTCAGCGTGGCGAGAGGTACTCGCACCGACATGGgagcgaagagggagagaaggaactggaGTGAAGGAAAGTACGAAAGAAACCTCGTAAACgaaaacgggagaaaagagaatgACAGCTGAAACGTAGGGGCTCCGCCTGAGGAGAAGGGCGCAGAAACGGACGACGGCacaggcgacgaggaaggcggggCTCCAGAGGGTCGCGCGCTTGAGGCCCCCACCACTCCGGTCCCTGGACTTTGCCGGCGAGTCACGCCATCCTCACCTGCTCCCGTCTCCGCTTCCGCTCGCGCTGAAACCTCGCTCGCGACCTGCGGTCTACTGGCTGGGAAAGGCGCGTTCATATTCAAAAGAATCAAAACTGGAAAGTCGTCTCCACGCGACAACTTGTCCTCAGTCGGAGCCCGCGTCGAATCTCTTGTGCCGCCCGGAGCAGCCGTCGGAGGCAGCAGCCATCCACATGCCCTAGTAGGatagaagagagaaaatgaaggCGGGAGGAACCGGAAGGAAAATCGAGCTTCACCGGGAGCACTCGAGGTCGGGGTCCTACGGTTCGccacaaaaaacgcaaacgGGAAAGCGGACTCCGCGGAAAACACCACTGAACTGCTTGAGTCGTCCGTGTTCACTGCTCCAGGCCTGCCGCTCTCCATTGCAGACGGCGCGCTCGCCTTGCTCGGGGTCGCACAAGATCCTGTAGAtgaacagagggaagagTCGTCAGCCTTCAGGCGGCTCAGAAGTATGTCGAGGAATCTAGAGACGTCGGAGGCAACGACTTCGTCCAGCTTCTCAGCACCTGAGAATCCGCCGTCGCCCTTCTCCAAAGTCACCTGGCGACGACACAACGGCAGAGACGCTTCGTTGTAGTCATCTCCTTCACTGGAGCGCTGGAAAGGGGCGAGCGGCGATGGTTTCAGTCCGAAAAAGAGGGACCTCTGGAATGCGGAGGTTGATTGGATCGAGGGAACGGAACCCGTAGTAGTTTCCGCAGCTGAAGACGGCTTATGGTCGTTCCCTGCGTCCGCTGACGCCCCTCCGAGCGGCTCTTCAGTCCCAGCAACGAGCGGATAAAGGACGACGGGGGGCGGCGAGACCAGGGGCTGCGAAGTGAGTtcggaaagcgaggaaacaaTCTTATACAACCCAGATTCGGCTTCTGCCGAGCCACCGCTCTGCACACTACACGAGGCATCCCCACCGCTGCTCTCGCCGCGACCGCTGTCGACCTGGttgggaagaagagaactaCCACATCTGCGAGTCTTCGCGAAAACCGTGTCGAGTAGATTCTGCAGGCGACTTTCCAGTTCCCTGCTGACTGGAACCGCACCCGTTGACAGGCCTGCTTCCCAGGGCCGTGGGGTGTCTGCAGCAGCGGAAGAAAGAttcagagaagcgagagaggacaggGGCGCCCAAGGCGACAGAAACGTGGCGAATGGAGAGACTGTCAAGGTGTCAACTCTTTGCACCATTCGCCGGACGAGAGGGACCCAAGCTTCCGCGAGGCGAGATCCAACGGCCGCCGCAGTCGACGCAGATCCACCCGAATTTGGAGTTGTCGCGAGCGCCTTAGCGCCATTGGCCTTCGCGTCGCCACGGGACTTTCCGAGGATGGTTCTTTCCAAGCTAGCGGCGCGCTGCGCGAGCCGAGCCTCTGGAACGCGTTGTTCCGCGTCTCGCAGAGTGCCCATGAGTCTCTCTTGTTCCCTTAAAATCTGCGCCAACAGCAGGAGCGGCGGTCGGGACCACATGAGGTTGTCGTGCGTGTGGCGCGTATGGACATCTCGCGAAAAGGGCAGCAACAGCGGGAAAAAGTGGAGCTGGGAGTGGAGCGTGTGGCCGGGCTGCGAGGCCGCGTCCACCTTCGGAAGGCCTCGTGCTCTccaggagaaacgaaaccgGAACAGCGGGGGCAGAGCGGCCGGTGGAACGACAAACTCGTCAATCCAGCCCGATGCGACGGAGTAGAGAAACGTTGTGGAGGGGAGACATGGCTTCGCTTCGGCGCGTTCGACAAGCGCATGGTTTTCAGTACCGCCAGCCTCAGCTTCCTTGGCTCGAGCTAGCGCTGCCTTGGAAACAGGAATTCCAAACTGCTCTCCGAAGTCGTGCCACAAACGCCGGTAAAAGAAGCGGTATGGCAAGGCCAGCTGAATTGCTGGGTGCCCTCCCACTGGACTGCTCAGGAGGACGGTTgtcaagaaggaaaaggacgaCAAGTCGGGCTCGCACAGAGACGCCTTCGCGCTACCCTCCAGTGGATGCGCGTCAACGCCCTCGGCTTCGAGAGCGGGTGAAATGGACAGATCCCTTAAAGCGCTCACTTCGCTCGATGACCGCAGGCGTCGACGTTTGGAAAGAACTCGCAGCACCACTGTGCCTCCAAGGGAGTGACCCACCAGAGTCAACGGAGGACCTAGATTCGATGATGCCCCACGATCCCGAGCAGGAACGTACAGAGATTGCAGCTTCTCCAGGCACTGGATGACAAAGTCAGCCTGAAAGGAACCACGCCACTCAGAAAGACACGCTGTGTTGTAACAAAACGCGATTGGCAATACATAGCCAAACACGACCTCGGTGATCTcagtcgacgcatgcacacatatgGAGCTCTgttgtctgcgtttttctcgaagaGACCGTTCCTCATGTGCACATAGGtggatacatatatatgcgtacGTACAAAAGGTGGAGTCAGGATCCTGTCTACAATTTGCGTGTGTGGGCAAGAGCACATATGCGTAACCTCACCTGCTTGTCGAGAATTGTGGGGTGGAACGCAGAGGGCTCTCTATGGAAATCGACGACGTAGAGATGATACACAACTTTTACTTTCCGCCCATTTTGATTGTTCGTCGTCCGCGATTCTAAACCATCCCCCTGCTGGTTTTCGCCGTAGCCAGTCCCGAAAATGTGGTGTTCCATTGCTTCATCTGGATCGATTTCGTTCCCGACCGAGGCTGTCGGATTGTTTCTTTTCAGTGCTATGTCGTGGAGAGTCTTTCCCAAAGGGAGCACCTGGCGCCAGTCGCCGCGGTGACCTGGCACCACCAGCATGGGGTAGTACTCAACATCCGCTTCATCCTCGTCCTCTTGGGTCCTTTCATCATTTTTACTGGACTCCACCATTTTCTGTGGACGACTTCTTCGTGGGAGGTTGAAGGGTCGGCTGAAATCCGGTGCGGGGTCGTCGGCCGTCAGCTTGACAAAAAGCAGAGCGTAGTGCGAGTCTGCACGCATTGCACAAAGCCAAGATATCGATTCAAGCGAGTCGCGACCATCCCCGAATTGTGTTTCTGTACATCCACCGAGTTCCCCAAAGAAGAAATGAAGGCGTCGtcaaaacagaaaaaaaccgGCATTTCTATCTCAAATATCCATGGCAACTGACGGTTTGCCCGGGTCGCCAGTCCAACACTAAGAGCTCTGGATCGAATCCCAAAGTCCCGGCTGGGTCCATTCGGGGCAGCTGTCGTCTACCCAACGCGGATCTCAGCTGCCGCAGAGTCCGACACAGCAAAAAGAACCGAGACGCTGTTGAACCCTCGCGTCCCTCGAAGGAATTTGCTTGGTTGCGCCGACGAGAGGGACACCCGACACCACCAACATCCTGCCACCAAGCAACAGGAGCCACTGTGTCCTAGTTTCAGGGTGCATCTTGCTAGCGAGAGGGAAAGTGACGGTTCCCACGTTGGCTTCCTGTTTAGACACGCCACGTTGGGAACAGATCTATTTGCTCTCAAATACGCTTACTTTTttcgagaggaacgcgagggAATCGGCCGGAAGCTCGGACCAGATTGCGCGTGTGGTTCCCGTGGTAGTAGGGTGACAGCCCAGACAGTAGGATGAAACTGAAGGCGAATATCGCGAGGTAGAAAGCTGCGTTCTTCGCATGCCTTCGAAGCCAGAGAACTGCGCGCCGAACGGGCGCTGAAAGCCCCTGTTTCTCGCATTCTAGCGCGGCAGACTCGCCTTTGGCGGCACCCAGAGTCGTTTCTATTGCCTCCAGTCGCCTGTGTTTAGGAGGGAAAGCTCGCGCTGGATGTAACATTCGAGTTTCGCAAGTTTCTTGTGTGTTGCGAGAGTCGACCTCGGTGACGGCCCGCGTGGCTGCAGCCAACCAGGAGCCTTCGCTCCCGTTGTCTTTGtcgtttcctttgttttctggAGACTCGGACCTCCTCCCAGGTTTCGTCCCCAGAGGGAGTCCTCCACGAGAGCGGCGCCTCTGAGAGTTAGACCCATTCAAGTTCGAGCGGTCACCAGAATGCGGCCGAGAGGAATATGTTTCGAGAGCCCCCATCGTGGCATCTCTCCAGATGCAGGTACATACCCCTGCGGACGAGTCACACGCACCCTCAAATGCCGCACACACGTGTCTGTCCTCTAAACCAGCGTGGCCGCTGCAAAATCTACTCTCGGGTTAGAGGGGAAAGTCCCCAACGTTGACCATCATTCACAAAACCGTGGAGCTCAAAATGAGGAAACTGCCGGCTCGACTGCGCCCGAAGGCCTCCGCGAGGTAAATTTACTGGGGGGGGTTCCAGCACATCCATGAGAAACGCACTGCAATTCCCGCAGATGCGAGCTGGCCGGAGACAAAGACTCCTCCACCAACAAAGGGGGCGTTTACCAAAACGACAAAGCGCTTCACCATGATATTTTAAATGTCAGGTCACTGAGAGAGTTCCGGAAGACACTTCGCCTGGGAATTGCTTAGCCTCGGACGATTCACCCTTTGCGACACGACCAGCCCCCCAGAGAGATTAAGGGCATGCACGGAGCAAACATTCTCGAGCTCGTCGCGCTTTGCTGCGACCTGTTACACTTTTTCCAGTCCTGGCCCGACAAGCCGAAAAGGCTGCAGTTTTTATGGCTTGGCTTAGGACGACGACTAATTCCAGGCTCTGAATGCTTTTGGATGTTCTTGCGGAGAATTTCGCTCGCTGTCTTCCGTTCCTGAACAACGGTTTTCACAGGTGAAGAGAACTGAGGTGGTTTGGGCGGCAGTGACCACAACGCTCTTATTCCAAATCAAGACTGTCTGCATCTTGGACACATCTGGCGGTATCCTTCCCGCAATACGGGTCAAAACCTAAACTTTCAAGACAGACACAAATCCGCTTGGTTCAAGCGGACTAACAGATAGGATTGAACGCATCGTGTGCCCGAAAACGCCGGCAAGGAGTGTCTTTCCCGTGCCAGCCTGAGAGTCCGAAAGCTGCAGCACGCGCGGATAGCATTATGCATCTTTGTTGGTACTATTTTTCATTgttccgttcttcttcctgtcttctccgctcgTTCAAAGCGGCCCTGTTAGTCTCCTAAGACGGCAAAATCGGCTGATCCATCCAACTGTCCTTTTCAAAGCGTTGGAATACCAGTGTGCGATGACCGGCCGTGCGGTGCGACGTTCGGGGCATTCGGAGGATTCGTTTTGCCATCCCGGCAAATTCCAGGAGAGGTATTCGAGTTTTACTTGTCCATCTTCGTGACACACTTCCTGCGTCTGACAGTCGTCTCTTCGTTGCCTTGCTGTTattcttcgttttccacCGCGCAACCCTCACATCGTTGGTAGGCTGTGCGCCTGTTTGCCCCGatccgtttttctgcttgtTCCCTTTGGTATTTGTCCACTTTCCCAcgtgtttgcatgcacaggacAGAGCGCTAACGCGAAActggaagaaagcgagagttAAGACAGTGATATTGGATGGCCGCCGGTAGAAAGCGGCTGGCTGGCGTGTGAGCTACGTAAAGACCACCAGTCGTTTCAGAGAGCCATAGAGGTGGAAGCGGTTTCTTTCTGACTAGTTCAACCCAACGCGCGTACCGATgatgagaaagaaagaagggtATGAGAGGCGCAGGTTTGAGCAGCGTGGCATGGACGCAATGGAGGAGGAAAACGATGCTTGCATCGTTGATTTGGAGTCCAAGGTGCAAAGTCTTAAACAGGCAA from Toxoplasma gondii ME49 chromosome VIIa, whole genome shotgun sequence carries:
- a CDS encoding PGAP1 family protein (encoded by transcript TGME49_205040~Predicted trans-membrane domain (TMHMM2.0):140-163:1493-1516:1579-1602:1644-1667:1768-1791:1794-1814:1878-1901:1998-2021) → MGALETYSSRPHSGDRSNLNGSNSQRRRSRGGLPLGTKPGRRSESPENKGNDKDNGSEGSWLAAATRAVTEVDSRNTQETCETRMLHPARAFPPKHRRLEAIETTLGAAKGESAALECEKQGLSAPVRRAVLWLRRHAKNAAFYLAIFAFSFILLSGLSPYYHGNHTRNLVRASGRFPRVPLEKNSHYALLFVKLTADDPAPDFSRPFNLPRRSRPQKMVESSKNDERTQEDEDEADVEYYPMLVVPGHRGDWRQVLPLGKTLHDIALKRNNPTASVGNEIDPDEAMEHHIFGTGYGENQQGDGLESRTTNNQNGRKVKVVYHLYVVDFHREPSAFHPTILDKQADFVIQCLEKLQSLYVPARDRGASSNLGPPLTLVGHSLGGTVVLRVLSKRRRLRSSSEVSALRDLSISPALEAEGVDAHPLEGSAKASLCEPDLSSFSFLTTVLLSSPVGGHPAIQLALPYRFFYRRLWHDFGEQFGIPVSKAALARAKEAEAGGTENHALVERAEAKPCLPSTTFLYSVASGWIDEFVVPPAALPPLFRFRFSWRARGLPKVDAASQPGHTLHSQLHFFPLLLPFSRDVHTRHTHDNLMWSRPPLLLLAQILREQERLMGTLRDAEQRVPEARLAQRAASLERTILGKSRGDAKANGAKALATTPNSGGSASTAAAVGSRLAEAWVPLVRRMVQRVDTLTVSPFATFLSPWAPLSSLASLNLSSAAADTPRPWEAGLSTGAVPVSRELESRLQNLLDTVFAKTRRCGSSLLPNQVDSGRGESSGGDASCSVQSGGSAEAESGLYKIVSSLSELTSQPLVSPPPVVLYPLVAGTEEPLGGASADAGNDHKPSSAAETTTGSVPSIQSTSAFQRSLFFGLKPSPLAPFQRSSEGDDYNEASLPLCRRQVTLEKGDGGFSGAEKLDEVVASDVSRFLDILLSRLKADDSSLCSSTGSCATPSKASAPSAMESGRPGAVNTDDSSSSVVFSAESAFPFAFFVANRRTPTSSAPGEARFSFRFLPPSFSLFYPTRACGWLLPPTAAPGGTRDSTRAPTEDKLSRGDDFPVLILLNMNAPFPASRPQVASEVSARAEAETGAGEDGVTRRQSPGTGVVGASSARPSGAPPSSSPVPSSVSAPFSSGGAPTFQLSFSFLPFSFTRFLSYFPSLQFLLSLFAPMSVRVPLATLTASSTPSLLSAPSYLLLPSPASLAFFFPYQYTTRVEFVKQRSVSRPAASLADRMPRLFRSLCRQLDLVLVAWEQPEVAAAALSGLPDRGDTSVLDLLYRGSGAQQQKFSMKKRCFLRKASNSLAGRWWPSLSVEAVSGPERTEGADGAEPGRSVVEQWTAIFQRWAKKVQFLDAESSLHIFAPRYMPPNATACTSEAQRREWREEDESPRTFSGTSNMGATPREECRQKRKGDTDDAKFIREQTTPVLLLPTVHVDDTSFMEEMEEGVTGWSAAAVRDASVSTAADGESDEWSAELVVEATGSMLSFVRLLLNMYTSVFVAFLVVISCLLLGCFLLTPLALQAGTASKTDRGLHPANVANSGGHTTAACSGLQTDHIDKYLAAARERNKSIFRTSVRFRLALSCGLVAILSVVILSYSHAFFADFCQLHPQTDAEAFVDLSPSLVSSFLVPPSSYLFSMQAPLPPVSLLFVLLGLAGVAFWLMFHVGRAICRIVRFAFVGLAHVTTCLVSRSARARTAESGGETSFVQSVIAKVDRMVEGNGSSAGEDRAVTRKHRHKEAFEEASRESGVGSEQGSANRRAAACDTSGNVDSSVGVCLVGALASFLLLLAVRQPHQAALIMLVACFVCLFFSFVRESSSHAETGALGATNTEGYTGFDRGSSEGTTERNGVSKGHLGNKRVDDEVVAWDHSQRRRCILTLLWWQLLMCLLLDALPVGLAVWRLIGLHEIAEGGVCQVADKNNSLAAAMAESIHALRQTELDDSTQVWRLGLWVLSPSLQSFPLSETDVSEEISVRNGEAASLSDRFNVFASILRHEEPLFQAFSMCLALIPAIWLISWLLLQSIWESARRKELSSNANEEGFPGASGMPLAVKVQAMWQVVAALILPSLAFWLPDGMQMVLSVIVLMQCIVFSVERLRVPACPHKSVTGP